Proteins encoded by one window of Arabidopsis thaliana chromosome 2, partial sequence:
- the JAR1 gene encoding Auxin-responsive GH3 family protein (JASMONATE RESISTANT 1 (JAR1); FUNCTIONS IN: catalytic activity, adenylyltransferase activity, ATP binding, jasmonate-amino synthetase activity; INVOLVED IN: in 13 processes; LOCATED IN: cytoplasm; EXPRESSED IN: 24 plant structures; EXPRESSED DURING: 13 growth stages; CONTAINS InterPro DOMAIN/s: GH3 auxin-responsive promoter (InterPro:IPR004993); BEST Arabidopsis thaliana protein match is: Auxin-responsive GH3 family protein (TAIR:AT4G03400.1).), producing MDALKHKRAFKMLEKVETFDMNRVIDEFDEMTRNAHQVQKQTLKEILLKNQSAIYLQNCGLNGNATDPEEAFKSMVPLVTDVELEPYIKRMVDGDTSPILTGHPVPAISLSSGTSQGRPKFIPFTDELMENTLQLFRTAFAFRNRDFPIDDNGKALQFIFSSKQYISTGGVPVGTATTNVYRNPNFKAGMKSITSPSCSPDEVIFSPDVHQALYCHLLSGILFRDQVQYVFAVFAHGLVHAFRTFEQVWEEIVTDIKDGVLSNRITVPSVRTAMSKLLTPNPELAETIRTKCMSLSNWYGLIPALFPNAKYVYGIMTGSMEPYVPKLRHYAGDLPLVSHDYGSSEGWIAANVTPRLSPEEATFAVIPNLGYFEFLPVSETGEGEEKPVGLTQVKIGEEYEVVITNYAGLYRYRLGDVVKVIGFYNNTPQLKFICRRNLILSINIDKNTERDLQLSVESAAKRLSEEKIEVIDFSSYIDVSTDPGHYAIFWEISGETNEDVLQDCCNCLDRAFIDAGYVSSRKCKTIGALELRVVAKGTFRKIQEHFLGLGSSAGQFKMPRCVKPSNAKVLQILCENVVSSYFSTAF from the exons ATGGATGCTCTGAAACATAAAAGAGCTTTTAA GATGTTGGAGAAGGTTGAAACTTTCGACATGAACAGAGTCATTGATGAATTCGATGAAATGACTAGAAACGCTCATCAAGTCCAGAAACAAACTTTGAAAGAGATTCTTCTCAAGAACCAATCCGCCATTTACTTACAAAACTGTGGTCTCAATGGAAACGCTACTGACCCTGAAGAAGCTTTCAAATCTATGGTTCCTTTAGTCACTGATGTTGAATTAGAGCCTTACATCAAAAGAATGGTTGATGGTGACACTTCACCTATTCTCACTGGTCACCCTGTTCCTGCCATTTCCTTAAG CTCTGGAACTAGTCAAGGCCGTCCAAAGTTTATTCCTTTCACTGATGAATTAATGGAGAACACATTGCAACTGTTTCGCACTGCTTTTGCCTTCAGAAACAG AGATTTTCCCATTGATGACAATGGCAAAGCTTTGCAATTTATCTTCAGCAGCAAGCAGTACATATCAACGGGAGGTGTCCCGGTTGGAACCGCAACCACAAACGTGTACCGCAACCCTAACTTCAAAGCTGGGATGAAATCTATAACGTCTCCTTCCTGTAGTCCCGACGAAGTTATCTTTAGTCCTGATGTCCATCAAGCCTTGTATTGCCATCTCTTATCCGGAATTCTCTTCAGAGATCAAGTTCAATACGTCTTTGCCGTCTTTGCTCACGGTCTAGTTCACGCTTTTAGAACCTTTGAACAGGTTTGGGAAGAGATTGTTACCGATATCAAAGATGGTGTCTTAAGCAACCGTATTACTGTCCCATCGGTCCGTACTGCAATGTCGAAGCTGCTCACACCTAACCCTGAGCTAGCTGAGACGATCCGCACCAAATGTATGAGTTTGAGCAACTGGTACGGATTGATTCCCGCGCTCTTCCCCAACGCAAAGTATGTTTACGGGATCATGACTGGCTCCATGGAGCCGTATGTGCCAAAGCTGAGACATTACGCGGGTGATCTACCTCTTGTGAGCCATGACTACGGTAGCTCGGAAGGATGGATTGCTGCTAATGTTACCCCAAGGTTATCTCCAGAGGAAGCTACATTTGCTGTGATTCCGAATCTCGGTTATTTCGAGTTTCTCCCTGTATCTGAAACAGGGGAAGGAGAGGAGAAACCGGTTGGTTTAACTCAAGTCAAGATTGGAGAAGAGTATGAAGTTGTCATCACAAATTACGCAG GGTTGTATCGATACCGGCTTGGAGATGTGGTAAAGGTCATTGGTTTCTACAACAACACTCCCCAACTAAAATTCATATGCAGGAGAAACCTGATTCTCTCGATCAACATCGACAAGAACACCGAAAGAGACCTTCAGCTTTCAGTAGAATCGGCTGCAAAGAGACTCTCAGAAGAAAAGATCGAGGTCATAGACTTCTCTAGCTACATCGATGTCTCGACAGATCCAGGACATTACGCTATCTTCTGGGAGATTTCAGGAGAAACAAACGAAGACGTTCTTCAAGATTGCTGCAACTGTTTAGACCGAGCATTCATCGATGCGGGTTACGTTAGTTCCCGGAAATGCAAGACTATTGGAGCCTTGGAGCTGAGAGTTGTCGCAAAAGGAACTTTCcggaagattcaagaacattTTCTCGGGCTTGGTTCATCGGCTGGACAGTTTAAGATGCCAAGATGTGTGAAGCCAAGTAATGCTAAGGTTCTCCAAATTCTGTGTGAGAATGTGGTGAGTAGCTACTTCAGCACAGCGTTTTGA
- the JAR1 gene encoding Auxin-responsive GH3 family protein (JASMONATE RESISTANT 1 (JAR1); FUNCTIONS IN: catalytic activity, adenylyltransferase activity, ATP binding, jasmonate-amino synthetase activity; INVOLVED IN: in 13 processes; LOCATED IN: vacuole, cytoplasm; EXPRESSED IN: 24 plant structures; EXPRESSED DURING: 13 growth stages; CONTAINS InterPro DOMAIN/s: GH3 auxin-responsive promoter (InterPro:IPR004993); BEST Arabidopsis thaliana protein match is: Auxin-responsive GH3 family protein (TAIR:AT4G03400.1); Has 1444 Blast hits to 1399 proteins in 231 species: Archae - 0; Bacteria - 474; Metazoa - 52; Fungi - 2; Plants - 663; Viruses - 0; Other Eukaryotes - 253 (source: NCBI BLink).), with protein MLEKVETFDMNRVIDEFDEMTRNAHQVQKQTLKEILLKNQSAIYLQNCGLNGNATDPEEAFKSMVPLVTDVELEPYIKRMVDGDTSPILTGHPVPAISLSSGTSQGRPKFIPFTDELMENTLQLFRTAFAFRNRDFPIDDNGKALQFIFSSKQYISTGGVPVGTATTNVYRNPNFKAGMKSITSPSCSPDEVIFSPDVHQALYCHLLSGILFRDQVQYVFAVFAHGLVHAFRTFEQVWEEIVTDIKDGVLSNRITVPSVRTAMSKLLTPNPELAETIRTKCMSLSNWYGLIPALFPNAKYVYGIMTGSMEPYVPKLRHYAGDLPLVSHDYGSSEGWIAANVTPRLSPEEATFAVIPNLGYFEFLPVSETGEGEEKPVGLTQVKIGEEYEVVITNYAGLYRYRLGDVVKVIGFYNNTPQLKFICRRNLILSINIDKNTERDLQLSVESAAKRLSEEKIEVIDFSSYIDVSTDPGHYAIFWEISGETNEDVLQDCCNCLDRAFIDAGYVSSRKCKTIGALELRVVAKGTFRKIQEHFLGLGSSAGQFKMPRCVKPSNAKVLQILCENVVSSYFSTAF; from the exons ATGTTGGAGAAGGTTGAAACTTTCGACATGAACAGAGTCATTGATGAATTCGATGAAATGACTAGAAACGCTCATCAAGTCCAGAAACAAACTTTGAAAGAGATTCTTCTCAAGAACCAATCCGCCATTTACTTACAAAACTGTGGTCTCAATGGAAACGCTACTGACCCTGAAGAAGCTTTCAAATCTATGGTTCCTTTAGTCACTGATGTTGAATTAGAGCCTTACATCAAAAGAATGGTTGATGGTGACACTTCACCTATTCTCACTGGTCACCCTGTTCCTGCCATTTCCTTAAG CTCTGGAACTAGTCAAGGCCGTCCAAAGTTTATTCCTTTCACTGATGAATTAATGGAGAACACATTGCAACTGTTTCGCACTGCTTTTGCCTTCAGAAACAG AGATTTTCCCATTGATGACAATGGCAAAGCTTTGCAATTTATCTTCAGCAGCAAGCAGTACATATCAACGGGAGGTGTCCCGGTTGGAACCGCAACCACAAACGTGTACCGCAACCCTAACTTCAAAGCTGGGATGAAATCTATAACGTCTCCTTCCTGTAGTCCCGACGAAGTTATCTTTAGTCCTGATGTCCATCAAGCCTTGTATTGCCATCTCTTATCCGGAATTCTCTTCAGAGATCAAGTTCAATACGTCTTTGCCGTCTTTGCTCACGGTCTAGTTCACGCTTTTAGAACCTTTGAACAGGTTTGGGAAGAGATTGTTACCGATATCAAAGATGGTGTCTTAAGCAACCGTATTACTGTCCCATCGGTCCGTACTGCAATGTCGAAGCTGCTCACACCTAACCCTGAGCTAGCTGAGACGATCCGCACCAAATGTATGAGTTTGAGCAACTGGTACGGATTGATTCCCGCGCTCTTCCCCAACGCAAAGTATGTTTACGGGATCATGACTGGCTCCATGGAGCCGTATGTGCCAAAGCTGAGACATTACGCGGGTGATCTACCTCTTGTGAGCCATGACTACGGTAGCTCGGAAGGATGGATTGCTGCTAATGTTACCCCAAGGTTATCTCCAGAGGAAGCTACATTTGCTGTGATTCCGAATCTCGGTTATTTCGAGTTTCTCCCTGTATCTGAAACAGGGGAAGGAGAGGAGAAACCGGTTGGTTTAACTCAAGTCAAGATTGGAGAAGAGTATGAAGTTGTCATCACAAATTACGCAG GGTTGTATCGATACCGGCTTGGAGATGTGGTAAAGGTCATTGGTTTCTACAACAACACTCCCCAACTAAAATTCATATGCAGGAGAAACCTGATTCTCTCGATCAACATCGACAAGAACACCGAAAGAGACCTTCAGCTTTCAGTAGAATCGGCTGCAAAGAGACTCTCAGAAGAAAAGATCGAGGTCATAGACTTCTCTAGCTACATCGATGTCTCGACAGATCCAGGACATTACGCTATCTTCTGGGAGATTTCAGGAGAAACAAACGAAGACGTTCTTCAAGATTGCTGCAACTGTTTAGACCGAGCATTCATCGATGCGGGTTACGTTAGTTCCCGGAAATGCAAGACTATTGGAGCCTTGGAGCTGAGAGTTGTCGCAAAAGGAACTTTCcggaagattcaagaacattTTCTCGGGCTTGGTTCATCGGCTGGACAGTTTAAGATGCCAAGATGTGTGAAGCCAAGTAATGCTAAGGTTCTCCAAATTCTGTGTGAGAATGTGGTGAGTAGCTACTTCAGCACAGCGTTTTGA
- the JAR1 gene encoding Auxin-responsive GH3 family protein (JASMONATE RESISTANT 1 (JAR1); FUNCTIONS IN: catalytic activity, adenylyltransferase activity, ATP binding, jasmonate-amino synthetase activity; INVOLVED IN: in 13 processes; LOCATED IN: cytoplasm; EXPRESSED IN: 24 plant structures; EXPRESSED DURING: 13 growth stages; CONTAINS InterPro DOMAIN/s: GH3 auxin-responsive promoter (InterPro:IPR004993); BEST Arabidopsis thaliana protein match is: Auxin-responsive GH3 family protein (TAIR:AT4G03400.1); Has 1356 Blast hits to 1352 proteins in 227 species: Archae - 0; Bacteria - 427; Metazoa - 52; Fungi - 2; Plants - 657; Viruses - 0; Other Eukaryotes - 218 (source: NCBI BLink).): MVDGDTSPILTGHPVPAISLSSGTSQGRPKFIPFTDELMENTLQLFRTAFAFRNRDFPIDDNGKALQFIFSSKQYISTGGVPVGTATTNVYRNPNFKAGMKSITSPSCSPDEVIFSPDVHQALYCHLLSGILFRDQVQYVFAVFAHGLVHAFRTFEQVWEEIVTDIKDGVLSNRITVPSVRTAMSKLLTPNPELAETIRTKCMSLSNWYGLIPALFPNAKYVYGIMTGSMEPYVPKLRHYAGDLPLVSHDYGSSEGWIAANVTPRLSPEEATFAVIPNLGYFEFLPVSETGEGEEKPVGLTQVKIGEEYEVVITNYAGLYRYRLGDVVKVIGFYNNTPQLKFICRRNLILSINIDKNTERDLQLSVESAAKRLSEEKIEVIDFSSYIDVSTDPGHYAIFWEISGETNEDVLQDCCNCLDRAFIDAGYVSSRKCKTIGALELRVVAKGTFRKIQEHFLGLGSSAGQFKMPRCVKPSNAKVLQILCENVVSSYFSTAF, translated from the exons ATGGTTGATGGTGACACTTCACCTATTCTCACTGGTCACCCTGTTCCTGCCATTTCCTTAAG CTCTGGAACTAGTCAAGGCCGTCCAAAGTTTATTCCTTTCACTGATGAATTAATGGAGAACACATTGCAACTGTTTCGCACTGCTTTTGCCTTCAGAAACAG AGATTTTCCCATTGATGACAATGGCAAAGCTTTGCAATTTATCTTCAGCAGCAAGCAGTACATATCAACGGGAGGTGTCCCGGTTGGAACCGCAACCACAAACGTGTACCGCAACCCTAACTTCAAAGCTGGGATGAAATCTATAACGTCTCCTTCCTGTAGTCCCGACGAAGTTATCTTTAGTCCTGATGTCCATCAAGCCTTGTATTGCCATCTCTTATCCGGAATTCTCTTCAGAGATCAAGTTCAATACGTCTTTGCCGTCTTTGCTCACGGTCTAGTTCACGCTTTTAGAACCTTTGAACAGGTTTGGGAAGAGATTGTTACCGATATCAAAGATGGTGTCTTAAGCAACCGTATTACTGTCCCATCGGTCCGTACTGCAATGTCGAAGCTGCTCACACCTAACCCTGAGCTAGCTGAGACGATCCGCACCAAATGTATGAGTTTGAGCAACTGGTACGGATTGATTCCCGCGCTCTTCCCCAACGCAAAGTATGTTTACGGGATCATGACTGGCTCCATGGAGCCGTATGTGCCAAAGCTGAGACATTACGCGGGTGATCTACCTCTTGTGAGCCATGACTACGGTAGCTCGGAAGGATGGATTGCTGCTAATGTTACCCCAAGGTTATCTCCAGAGGAAGCTACATTTGCTGTGATTCCGAATCTCGGTTATTTCGAGTTTCTCCCTGTATCTGAAACAGGGGAAGGAGAGGAGAAACCGGTTGGTTTAACTCAAGTCAAGATTGGAGAAGAGTATGAAGTTGTCATCACAAATTACGCAG GGTTGTATCGATACCGGCTTGGAGATGTGGTAAAGGTCATTGGTTTCTACAACAACACTCCCCAACTAAAATTCATATGCAGGAGAAACCTGATTCTCTCGATCAACATCGACAAGAACACCGAAAGAGACCTTCAGCTTTCAGTAGAATCGGCTGCAAAGAGACTCTCAGAAGAAAAGATCGAGGTCATAGACTTCTCTAGCTACATCGATGTCTCGACAGATCCAGGACATTACGCTATCTTCTGGGAGATTTCAGGAGAAACAAACGAAGACGTTCTTCAAGATTGCTGCAACTGTTTAGACCGAGCATTCATCGATGCGGGTTACGTTAGTTCCCGGAAATGCAAGACTATTGGAGCCTTGGAGCTGAGAGTTGTCGCAAAAGGAACTTTCcggaagattcaagaacattTTCTCGGGCTTGGTTCATCGGCTGGACAGTTTAAGATGCCAAGATGTGTGAAGCCAAGTAATGCTAAGGTTCTCCAAATTCTGTGTGAGAATGTGGTGAGTAGCTACTTCAGCACAGCGTTTTGA
- a CDS encoding uncharacterized protein (unknown protein; BEST Arabidopsis thaliana protein match is: unknown protein (TAIR:AT3G61660.1); Has 12 Blast hits to 12 proteins in 4 species: Archae - 0; Bacteria - 0; Metazoa - 0; Fungi - 0; Plants - 12; Viruses - 0; Other Eukaryotes - 0 (source: NCBI BLink).) yields the protein MPNTRLCGSSSEEKISDGRDPKIWDCDSTLYDSYELVSFVHIIERKLMPFSPLARQPGLTLRALMDKDSDHCSCASTKRGPCIHRRKYWWNGKKKDEMKERINKKKMFDFSFWWNFCCKNLFF from the coding sequence ATGCCAAACACAAGACTCTGTGGAAGTAGCTCAGAAGAGAAGATTAGTGATGGTCGTGATCCTAAAATCTGGGACTGTGATAGTACTCTCTATGATTCCTACGAACTCGTCTCCTTTGTTCACATCATCGAACGTAAACTAATGCCTTTCTCTCCTCTCGCTCGGCAGCCTGGTTTGACTCTACGAGCTTTGATGGATAAAGATAGCGACCATTGTTCCTGTGCGTCGACTAAGAGGGGACCTTGTATTCACCGGAGGAAATATTGGTGgaatggaaagaagaaagacgaaATGAAGGAACGAatcaataagaagaagatgtttgattttagtttttggtggAATTTTTGTTGTAAGAACTTGTTCTTCTAA